A window of the Ostrea edulis chromosome 1, xbOstEdul1.1, whole genome shotgun sequence genome harbors these coding sequences:
- the LOC125663313 gene encoding uncharacterized protein LOC125663313: MPGEQLACVLQIAQTKCGGSSLQKSTILKAFSIVKAYNCFYYTKKEISSELSDIVTFSELKDFIISKRDKRSSKKEIQDRLEIVCWRICKGSYSRRLFTESDVFKLWQIFNRLTDEESYPPVISQQDAEWAMKKFSAYVNSKELPRGGDLTFQNFLSYLENIFNAKSISQPLKEIHEWLVKEVIKSGWVYMRSKRRFNWSLWSRKWVTLTPGKLQFSRKNISEDAVMNTKGVFYISEETGIHVAKAERKMMKPVIHLSNSEGFECHIATEEEKEMNLWISALNDALKHYKNDTSPLYTILKAHGPKHSESINANRSREREKSFILSTTKRNERKKEKEREKNESQTNVNKGNLLRLNSVNSEREKIKAVFLELDENGNGYLDESEFSSALKEFGLDLSKSESREIFRNIDINGDGNIMFDEFYDYFLENILSQENSVLLKAFANADKDGSGTINFKEFSEFLQDRHLSISLDQILSTFDKACKDELSLQDIQCMSFLDEIGVFQDSNETLEAQLKSRFESFDPQVLRDRIEKRWQKFESFKRQGENGHDVMTGGSGIVEDIVPGEYKLEDLAFFRDLPKLLPKMTIVKGVSWESSNIPDTSGNLIFPHDFSGNIEADIATTELLGYYGCTFADCKLEKVFIPYRHAVQDFTYKNDYLADYVEKKNGGAGLERHGFSHIDCPLDDDSGFFILGKIDRDELHLTAFKIPRRQTLYIPGNSIHSNDYLKGTWRTMLSDETNIDHVNLKRKSIEDEESLASFTLEFSL; the protein is encoded by the coding sequence ATGCCTGGAGAGCAGCTAGCGTGCGTTTTGCAGATTGCACAAACAAAATGTGGAGGATCTTCGTTACAAAAGTCAACCATATTAAAGGCTTTCTCCATTGTGAAAGCCTACAATTGTTTCTACTACACTAAAAAAGAAATTTCCTCAGAGTTGAGCGATATTGTAACATTTTCTGAACTGAAAGACTTCATAATTTCTAAACGCGACAAGAGGAGTTCGAAAAAAGAAATACAAGACAGACTTGAGATTGTATGCTGGCGTATATGTAAAGGAAGCTATTCGAGACGACTGTTCACCGAATCTGATGTGTTCAAACTATGGCAAATTTTCAACAGACTCACCGATGAAGAATCCTACCCTCCTGTGATATCACAGCAAGATGCTGAATGGGCAATGAAGAAATTTTCTGCGTATGTAAATAGTAAGGAGCTTCCACGTGGAGGCGATCTAACATTTCAGAATTTTCTCAGTTatcttgagaatattttcaaTGCCAAATCAATCAGTCAACCATTAAAGGAAATTCATGAATGGCTGGTGAAAGAAGTCATAAAAAGCGGGTGGGTTTATATGAGAAGCAAACGGAGATTCAATTGGTCGTTATGGTCAAGAAAATGGGTCACCTTGACCCCTGGCAAACTACAGTTTTCTAGAAAAAATATCTCTGAAGATGCAGTCATGAACACAAAAGGCGTGTTTTACATCTCTGAAGAAACAGGTATTCATGTAGCTAAAGCCGAGAGAAAAATGATGAAACCTGTGATACACCTATCAAATAGTGAAGGCTTTGAATGCCACATTGCAACTGAAGAGGAAAAGGAAATGAATTTGTGGATATCTGCTCTTAATGATGCACTCAAACATTATAAAAATGACACAAGTCCTCtttacacaattttgaaagcTCATGGCCCTAAACACTCGGAGTCGATAAATGCCAATCGCTCGAGAGAACGTGAAAAGTCTTTCATTCTCTCCACAACCAAACGAAATGAACGTAAGAAAGAGAAGGAACGAGAGAAAAACGAGTCACAGACAAACGTCAATAAAGGAAACTTACTTCGATTGAACTCTGTGAATAGCGAAAGAGAAAAAATCAAAGCTGTTTTCCTGGAGCTTGATGAAAATGGAAACGGATACTTAGATGAAAGTGAATTTTCTTCGGCACTGAAAGAATTTGGATTGGACCTGAGTAAATCAGAAAGCAGAgaaatctttagaaatatagatataaatggTGACGGAAATATTATGTTTGATGAATTTTATGACTATTTTCTGGAAAATATTCTAAGTCAGGAAAATTCTGTTCTACTGAAAGCCTTCGCAAATGCTGATAAAGATGGCAGTGGAACAAtcaatttcaaagaattttcaGAGTTTTTGCAAGACCGACATCTTTCGATAAGCCTCGACCAAATTTTATCAACTTTTGATAAAGCTTGTAAAGACGAACTCTCGTTACAAGATATCCAGTGTATGTCATTTCTCGACGAAATTGGCGTATTTCAAGATTCAAATGAAACGCTTGAAGCTCAATTGAAGTCGCGATTTGAATCATTCGATCCCCAAGTTCTTAGAGATAGAATTGAAAAACGTTGGCAAAAATTTGAGTCCTTCAAAAGGCAGGGAGAAAACGGGCATGATGTGATGACAGGTGGCAGTGGAATCGTGGAAGACATCGTGCCTGGGGAATATAAACTAGAAGATCTCGCTTTCTTCAGGGACTTGCCCAAATTGTTACCAAAGATGACCATTGTAAAGGGAGTGTCGTGGGAATCAAGCAATATTCCTGACACATCCGGAAACCTAATTTTTCCGCATGACTTTAGTGGTAATATAGAAGCAGATATTGCCACTACTGAACTTTTGGGATACTATGGGTGTACTTTTGCTGATTGCAAATTAGAAAAGGTTTTCATTCCATATCGCCATGCTGTGCAAGACTTTACTTACAAAAATGATTACCTAGCTGATTATGTCGAGAAAAAGAATGGAGGAGCCGGATTGGAAAGACACGGGTTCTCGCATATTGACTGCCCGCTGGACGATGATTCTGGATTCTTCATATTAGGGAAAATAGACAGAGACGAACTTCACTTGACAGCCTTTAAAATTCCCAGACGACAGACCCTGTACATTCCAGGGAACTCCATTCACTCTAATGATTACCTGAAGGGAACCTGGAGAACGATGTTGTCGGACGAGACCAACATAGACCACGTCAATCTCAAAAGGAAATCCATTGAAGATGAGGAGTCCTTGGCGTCCTTTACACTTGAGTTTTCATTGTAA